Proteins from a single region of Drosophila biarmipes strain raj3 chromosome 3R, RU_DBia_V1.1, whole genome shotgun sequence:
- the LOC108025157 gene encoding uncharacterized protein LOC108025157 isoform X2 — MLVKLILALVIGSGGIFAPGSAQNLLDRLRPVNITRFDDGIKVVSGTKVKRYERLTVPLGGPVGIPGPAGLLGPLLPPQPSYLGYTYLVPQWQAGAKLVGDGEGASVAGMISFIQLPYNSDIKVTINVTGLPPGKHALHIHTFGDLSDGCKSTGGQFPNNFLGNVDTKDDGSISAVFQSIYLQLFGINGIVGRSIVIHSKAIDLNTALNAEVFSSSLQVMPNPLAYQNEENSVGPAIACGVISLMSTATSSSGMAPASSAAPAMENAEI; from the exons ATGCTTGTTAAACTGATTCTGGCATTGGTAATTGGTTCTGGCGGCATTTTTGCGCCTGGCAGTGCACAAAATCTGTTGGATCGACTGCGTCCGGTGAATATAACCAGGTTCGATGATGGCATCAAAGTGGTTTCCGGCACCAAGGTGAAGCGGTACGAACGGCTGACGGTTCCGCTGGGGGGTCCCGTGGGAATCCCAGGACCTGCTGGACTCCTGGGTCCTCTGCTGCCCCCACAGCCTTCTTATCTGGGATACACCTAT TTGGTGCCACAATGGCAGGCGGGTGCCAAGCTGGTGGGCGACGGAGAAGGAGCCAGTGTGGCCGGCATGATATCCTTCATACAGCTTCCCTACAATTCGGACATCAAGGTGACCATCAATGTGACGGGACTACCACCTGGTAAACACGCCCTGCACATCCACACCTTCGGAGATCTCAGCGATGGCTGCAAGTCCACTGGCGGACAGTTTCCAAATAATTTT CTAGGTAATGTGGACACCAAGGATGATGGCAGCATCTCGGCGGTCTTTCAGAGCATTTACCTTCAACTGTTTGGCATAAACGGAATCGTTGGCCGTTCCATTGTGATCCACAGCAAGGCCATCGATCTGAATACTGCCCTAAATGCGGAGGTCTTCTCGTCCTCCCTCCAAGTAATGCCCAATCCACTGGCCTATCAGAACGAGGAGAATTCTGTGGGTCCGGCCATCGCCTGTGGAGTTATTAGTCTTATGAGCACGGCAACCAGCTCGTCAGGTATGGCACCTGCTTCTTCAGCAGCACCGGCAATGGAAAATGCAgagatttaa
- the LOC108025153 gene encoding uncharacterized protein LOC108025153 → MGQNFLRRLPAHRGASCPLRFAMSKRESKSFPSPVLIILLIIALKQAKSEESSNKDLPQAKFEWPSFGWNRNKTTKVTPSLDLKNDYSQMELANFGDFDRHPCRRVCQQGQSQNCYYQLVVHNYQRLGPECQRCQFDERACAAEHCIFGDGVANPVMAVNRMVPGPPIELCENDTVVVDVLNYLGEPTTMHWHGIHMQRTPEMDGAPFVTQYPLQPGEVQRYEFQVDRSGSLWYHSHVGWQRGFGIAGALIVRQTRQENQHAQLYDYDLIEHTLMIQDIFYEYNLQDVRNILVNGKGRNHLSQLPDNDNRHRYERLRVTPGYRYRMRVILNGISNCPVEFSIEQHKLLIISTDGNDIEPVLADGFFLTSAERFDFVLEANQYTKNYWIRVRGYEQCEGRNLYQGAVLSYRGSTRSELPQGDILEKQKSRSAEEDLVLVNDFRFKPANASTISALRQSLDKDNNVGTVALRSVNPVPWSRYTKFLTYYSSFGSRTAQNGELLFQINDISYNSPGISLLQGRHLYQDDGYFCNKSSLAAEGRNCEREICECVQVIRLPAYRPLEMVVANYLDSTHPFHIHGFTFRLVGQGVLGNLNDLRNIRELDRRGRLPRLSDDRAAVAKDTVQIPGQGYIIVRFLSNNPGFWLYHCHVEAHAVQGMVAVLKIGEDHQMKNIPARVRC, encoded by the exons ATGGGCCAAAACTTTCTTCGTCGGCTGCCCGCGCATCGAGGGGCCAGTTGCCCGTTGCGGTTCGCGATGTCCAAACGCGAAAGTAAAAGTTTTCCCAGCCCGGTGCTGATAATACTGCTGATTATCGCCTTGAAGCAGGCGAAGTCGGAGGAGTCCTCGAACAAGGATCTCCCGCAGGCCAAGTTCGAGTGGCCCTCGTTTGGCTGGAATCGGAACAAGACCACCAAGGTCACACCCTCTCTGGATCTGAAGAATGACTACAGTCAAATGGAGCTGGCCAACTTCGGGGACTTTGATCGCCATCCCTGCAGAAGAGTGTGCCAGCAGGGTCAATCGCAGAACTGCTATTACCAACTGGTGGTGCACAATTACCAGAGACTAGGTCCCGAGTGTCAACGATGCCAGTTTGATGAGCGGGCCTGTGCCGCCGAACACTGCATTTTCGGTGATGGAGTGGCCAATCCAGTGATGGCTGTCAATCGCATGGTGCCAGGACCTCCCATAGAGCTGTGCGAAAATGATACAGTGGTGGTGGATGTCTTGAACTACCTAGGTGAGCCCACAACCATGCATTGGCATGGCATCCACATGCAGCGCACTCCCGAAATGGATGGAGCCCCCTTCGTCACCCAATACCCCCTGCAGCCTGGCGAGGTCCAGCGCTATGAGTTCCAGGTGGATCGCAGTGGCTCCCTGTGGTACCACAGCCATGTGGGCTGGCAGCGAGGCTTTGGCATAGCTGGTGCCTTGATAGTTCGCCAGACGCGACAGGAGAACCAGCACGCGCAGCTCTACGACTACGATCTGATAGAGCACACCCTGATGATCCAGGATATCTTCTACGAGTACAATCTCCAGGACGTGCGTAATATCCTGGTGAATGGCAAGGGGCGCAATCATCTCAGCCAGCTGCCGGATAATGATAACCGTCATCGCTACGAGAGACTCAGGGTTACGCCTGGCTATCGCTACAGAATGAGGGTTATCCTCAATGGCATATCCAACTGCCCCGTGGAGTTCTCCATCGAACAGCACAAGCTGCTGATCATCAGCACCGATGGCAACGACATAGAGCCCGTGCTGGCCGATGGCTTCTTCCTGACCTCCGCCGAGCGCTTCGATTTCGTTTTGGAGGCCAATCAGTATACCAAAAACTATTGGATCAGGGTTCGAGGCTATGAGCAGTGTGAGGGTAGGAATCTCTACCAAGGAGCAGTGCTCAGCTACCGAGGATCGACTCGCTCTGAGTTGCCACAGGGTGATATCCTGGAGAAGCAGAAGAGCAGGTCCGCAGAGGAGGATCTAGTGTTGGTCAATGATTTCCGCTTTAAGCCAGCCAATGCTTCTACCATATCTGCCCTCCGTCAGTCCCTGGACAAGGATAACAATGTGGGCACTGTGGCCCTGCGTTCCGTGAATCCCGTTCCCTGGAGTCGCTACACCAAGTTCCTGACCTACTACTCCAGCTTCGGTTCGAGAACGGCTCAGAACGGGGAGCTGCTGTTCCAGATCAATGATATTTCTTACAACTCCCCGGGCATATCCCTGCTGCAGGGCAGGCACCTATACCAGGACGATGGCTACTTTTGCAATAAGAGTTCCTTGGCTGCCGAGGGAAGGAATTGTGAGAGGGAGATCTGCGAGTGTGTTCAAGTGATCCGACTCCCGGCCTATCGACCCTTGGAGATGGTCGTGGCCAACTACCTGGACAGCACCCATCCCTTCCACATACATGGGTTTACGTTCCGTTTGGTGGGCCAAGGTGTCCTGGGAAATCTCAACGATCTCCGGAAT ATCCGGGAACTTGATCGCAGGGGAAGACTTCCTAGATTATCGGATGACAGGGCTGCCGTGGCCAAGGACACGGTTCAGATTCCGGGACAGGGCTACATCATAGTTCGCTTCCTCTCAAATAATCCCGGATTCTGGCTATACCACTGCCATGTTGAGGCACACGCCGTCCAAGGAATGGTGGCGGTTCTAAAGATCGGTGAGGATCATCAGATGAAAAACATTCCAGCACGGGTTCGCTGTTAA
- the LOC108025167 gene encoding lipase 3-like — protein MSRAHIGLYAPLVGIFLGAIVLGAPLSNEEDPAEVPNFYELFNNPDAHLSLTRAPDTIYFIQEHGYPAERHYVTTEDGYIISLFRIPYSHNLQNQDEKKPIAFIQHGLFGSSDVWPSLGPDDGLPFLLSDAGYDVWLGNARGNRYSRNHTTRSTSHPDFWRFSWHEIAYFDIAAAIDYTLSTENGRDQEGIHYVGHSQGTTVMFVLMSSRPEYNKKVKTAHMLAPVAFMDNMEDVMVNSLSPYLGFNNVYSKLFCSQEFLPYNDFVLAFMYSVCLPGSIVSSFCSSSEETTVEQGRTNSTANSVISGAMPAGVSTDQIIHYTQEFQSGHFRQFDFGAKKNLKIYGTEAPPDYPTELITTEMHLWYSDNDEMAAVEDVLRVADTLPNKVMHHMEDPLWDHGDFANNWEVRQYINEPIIAIMNEYEARSETNSGQ, from the exons ATGTCTAGAGCTCACATCGGTCTTTACGCTCCCTTAGTGGGCATTTTTCTGGGAGCAATTGTCCTAGGTGCTCCCCTTTCTAACGAAGAGGATCCTGCGGAGGTTCCTAACTTTTacgaactttttaataatccCGATGCCCATCTATCCCTAACCCGGGCTCCAGATACG ATATATTTCATCCAGGAGCATGGTTACCCAGCGGAGCGCCATTATGTGACCACTGAAGATGGCTATATAATCAGTCTCTTCCGAATTCCCTACTCTCACAACCTCCAGAACCAGGATGAGAAGAAACCCATTGCCTTTATACAGCACGGACTCTTTGGCAGCTCCGATGTCTGGCCCAGTCTGGGGCCGGATGATGGTCTTCCTTTCCTGCTTTCCGATGCCGGCTATGATGTTTGGCTGGGCAATGCTCGGGGAAACAGATACTCCAGAAACCACACAACGCGCTCTACCAGTCATCCGGACTTCTGGCGCTTCAGTTGGCATGAGATTGCTTACTTCGACATTGCCGCTGCCATTGATTACACTCTCTCCACGGAGAATGGAAGGGACCAGGAGGGAATCCACTATGTGGGTCACTCGCAGGGCACCACCGTCATGTTTGTCCTGATGTCTTCGAGGCCGGAGTACAACAAGAAGGTTAAGACGGCTCACATGCTGGCCCCCGTGGCCTTTATGGATAACATGGAGGACGTCATGGTCAATTCCCTGTCTCCCTATCTGGGTTTCAACAACGTTTATTCGAAGCTTTTCTGCTCTCAAGAGTTTTTGCCCTACAACGATTTCGTGCTAGCTTTTATGTACAGTGTATGTCTGCCGGGATCCATTGTTTCCAGTttttgcagcagcagcgaggAAACCACTGTGGAGCAAGGAAGAACTAATTCG ACCGCCAACTCTGTGATATCAGGGGCTATGCCTGCCGGTGTCTCCACGGATCAGATCATCCACTACACGCAGGAGTTCCAATCGGGGCACTTCCGACAGTTCGACTTCGGCGCCAAGAAGAACCTGAAGATCTACGGAACAGAGGCGCCTCCCGACTATCCCACTGAGCTCATCACAACGGAGATGCACCTTTGGTACTCGGACAATGATGAGATGGCTGCCGTGGAAGACGTGCTCAGGGTGGCGGACACTCTGCCCAACAAGGTGATGCACCACATGGAGGACCCACTGTGGGACCATGGTGACTTCGCCAACAATTGGGAAGTGCGTCAGTACATCAACGAACCGATTATAGCCATCATGAACGAGTACGAAGCTAGATCGGAGACCAACTCTGGCCAATAG
- the LOC108025544 gene encoding protein FAM98B, with amino-acid sequence MDLELDVVDSLQALAYEGPCLQQQNLSRALDAGIGSPDLRAVVYWLAHELHVLRKTDERVSSSQNDNDEFAFELSLLLTELGCPYRRLVQGAIEQRFQDRDALVQLLEYLTSELMTTKMVLKSQPVGPPCKRSKTDSNVQQAVESLAKDLQLGELPKNINTKLLFEKITPRLEQSLKQVNRQVLSEPLLKLNKPLTDAQWRVLESLHRDLEAEYNLRRQMMTTRLEATVQSFQWSESMRQRSNEIMDRFNRKMRELEQLKVGADQTDIVALLAARSDLAIIEKTSSANVRKNTASKIQKHVIGRVPDRGGRANEHAPPPPEMPSWQQQRASGPPGGGRGGGGNFRGGRGGGGGQGGGGGGGRGGGGGQGGGGNWQQPQQQQQHYQNQSQNQRDRSRDRNDQQWISGSGRVQGTGWNPQGGRGGGGGRGGGGGRGGQRGGYR; translated from the coding sequence ATGGATCTGGAACTGGACGTGGTGGACTCTCTTCAGGCGCTGGCCTACGAAGGACCGTGTCTGCAGCAGCAGAACCTGAGCCGCGCCCTGGACGCGGGAATCGGAAGTCCTGATCTGCGGGCCGTGGTCTACTGGTTGGCCCACGAATTGCACGTTCTGCGGAAAACCGATGAGCGTGTGAGCTCCAGCCAAAACGACAACGACGAGTTCGCCTTCGAGTTGTCCCTGCTGCTCACGGAACTGGGCTGCCCCTACCGCCGGCTGGTGCAGGGCGCCATCGAGCAGCGTTTCCAGGACCGCGATGCGCTGGTCCAGCTGCTGGAGTACCTCACATCCGAACTGATGACCACCAAGATGGTGCTGAAGTCCCAGCCCGTGGGTCCACCCTGCAAGCGCTCGAAGACCGACTCCAATGTCCAACAGGCTGTGGAAAGCCTAGCCAAAGATCTGCAACTGGGTGAACTACCCAAGAACATCAATACCAAGCTGCTCTTCGAGAAGATTACGCCTCGTCTGGAGCAGTCCCTGAAGCAAGTAAATCGTCAGGTGCTTAGTGAACCCCTGCTGAAGCTAAATAAGCCCTTGACTGATGCCCAGTGGCGGGTGCTGGAGTCCTTGCACAGAGATCTGGAGGCGGAGTACAATCTGCGCCGTCAGATGATGACCACTCGGCTGGAGGCCACTGTGCAAAGCTTCCAGTGGTCGGAGTCCATGCGACAGCGCTCCAATGAGATCATGGATCGCTTCAATCGCAAGATGAGGGAGCTGGAGCAGCTCAAAGTTGGCGCCGACCAGACCGACATTGTGGCCCTGCTTGCAGCTCGCTCAGATCTGGCAATCATTGAGAAGACAAGCTCGGCGAATGTGAGGAAGAACACGGCTTCTAAAATCCAAAAGCATGTGATTGGACGGGTGCCCGATCGCGGTGGCAGGGCCAATGAACACGCTCCCCCGCCACCGGAGATGCCCTCGTGGCAGCAGCAAAGGGCCAGTGGTCCCCCAGGAGGCGGACGTGGCGGAGGAGGCAATTTCAGAGGAGGAAGGGGAGGTGGTGGTGGAcaaggaggcggcggcggcggtggaaGGGGCGGCGGAGGTGGACAAGGTGGCGGTGGCAACTGGCAGCAAccccaacagcagcagcagcactatCAGAATCAAAGCCAGAACCAACGCGATCGCAGCCGCGATAGAAATGACCAACAATGGATCAGTGGCAGTGGACGAGTACAGGGAACCGGCTGGAATCCGCAGGGCGGACGGGGAGGCGGTGGAGGACGTGGCGGTGGAGGAGGTCGTGGAGGACAGCGTGGCGGCTATCGATGA
- the LOC108025157 gene encoding uncharacterized protein LOC108025157 isoform X1: MLVKLILALVIGSGGIFAPGSAQNLLDRLRPVNITRFDDGIKVVSGTKVKRYERLTVPLGGPVGIPGPAGLLGPLLPPQPSYLGYTYQLVPQWQAGAKLVGDGEGASVAGMISFIQLPYNSDIKVTINVTGLPPGKHALHIHTFGDLSDGCKSTGGQFPNNFLGNVDTKDDGSISAVFQSIYLQLFGINGIVGRSIVIHSKAIDLNTALNAEVFSSSLQVMPNPLAYQNEENSVGPAIACGVISLMSTATSSSGMAPASSAAPAMENAEI; this comes from the exons ATGCTTGTTAAACTGATTCTGGCATTGGTAATTGGTTCTGGCGGCATTTTTGCGCCTGGCAGTGCACAAAATCTGTTGGATCGACTGCGTCCGGTGAATATAACCAGGTTCGATGATGGCATCAAAGTGGTTTCCGGCACCAAGGTGAAGCGGTACGAACGGCTGACGGTTCCGCTGGGGGGTCCCGTGGGAATCCCAGGACCTGCTGGACTCCTGGGTCCTCTGCTGCCCCCACAGCCTTCTTATCTGGGATACACCTAT CAGTTGGTGCCACAATGGCAGGCGGGTGCCAAGCTGGTGGGCGACGGAGAAGGAGCCAGTGTGGCCGGCATGATATCCTTCATACAGCTTCCCTACAATTCGGACATCAAGGTGACCATCAATGTGACGGGACTACCACCTGGTAAACACGCCCTGCACATCCACACCTTCGGAGATCTCAGCGATGGCTGCAAGTCCACTGGCGGACAGTTTCCAAATAATTTT CTAGGTAATGTGGACACCAAGGATGATGGCAGCATCTCGGCGGTCTTTCAGAGCATTTACCTTCAACTGTTTGGCATAAACGGAATCGTTGGCCGTTCCATTGTGATCCACAGCAAGGCCATCGATCTGAATACTGCCCTAAATGCGGAGGTCTTCTCGTCCTCCCTCCAAGTAATGCCCAATCCACTGGCCTATCAGAACGAGGAGAATTCTGTGGGTCCGGCCATCGCCTGTGGAGTTATTAGTCTTATGAGCACGGCAACCAGCTCGTCAGGTATGGCACCTGCTTCTTCAGCAGCACCGGCAATGGAAAATGCAgagatttaa